A genomic window from Silene latifolia isolate original U9 population chromosome Y, ASM4854445v1, whole genome shotgun sequence includes:
- the LOC141628219 gene encoding protein FAR1-RELATED SEQUENCE 1-like — protein sequence MGGIMRTTQRSESENSFFKRFEARNGTLVEFWMRFESALDQQRHNQKRLDNENRHSNPKLCSKLAIESDGAKIYTHDIFEEFQEELKNAIGGFSCKGFLESNNLEVTTLKDSLGGRNFDVQYNPGTSEASCSCKLFERKGLLCRHIIWIYSGNRVKNIPESVIARRWTKDPLRSGDNSTGECTDDMDIVDSKQLHMTKLWSEIHETIGVLVDKEKEDVEGLTNLIREFREKLTPVGEKLNKQQQMEKFLGCKASKEISILPPKYSKNKGSGKRILSSKAKAIAIASKLTVIDPKAQQLSKDNQQTC from the exons ATGGGTGGTATTATGAGGACGACACAGCGGTCGGAAAGTGAAAACAGTTTTTTCAAGAGGTTTGAGGCGAGAAATGGTACtcttgttgagttttggatgcgctTTGAAAGTGCTTTGGACCAACAAAGACACAACCAGAAGAGGCTTGATAACGAAAACCGTCATTCAAACCCAAAGTTATGCAGTAAGTTGGCAATAGAGAGTGATGGTGCGAAGATTTACACACATGATATTTTCGAGGAGTTTCAAGAGGAGTTAAAGAATGCAATTGGTGGATTTAGCTGCAAGGGTTTCTTGGAGTCGAACAACTTAGAGGTTACTACCTTGAAGGATTCATTGGGAGGCCGTAATTTTGATGTTCAGTATAACCCAG GGACTTCTGAGGCGAGCTGTTCCTGTAAACTTTTTGAGAGGAAGGGACTACTCTGCAGGCACATAATTTGGATTTATTCCGGTAATCGGGTAAAAAATATTCCGGAATCTGTGATTGCTAGGAGATGGACAAAGGATCCATTGCGGAGTGGTGACAATAGTACAGGGGAGTGTacagatgacatggatattgTAGACAGTAAGCAACTTCATATGACAAAATTGTGGTCGGAAATTCACGAAACAATTGGAGTGCTTGTTGATAAGGAAAAGGAAGACGTTGAAGGTCTTACTAATTTAATAAGGGAATTTAGAGAGAAGCTGACACCGGTAGGTGAGAAGTTGAATAAACAACAGCAAATGGAGAAATTTCTTGGTTGTAAAGCAAGTAAGGAGATTTCTATACTGCCACCTAAATATTCCAAAAACAAAGGGAGTGGAAAAAGGATTTTGTCTAGTAAGGCGAAGGCCATTGCAATTGCCA
- the LOC141628220 gene encoding protein FAR1-RELATED SEQUENCE 5-like encodes MEIVAYEAVENVTADVDDETIPPVSEEDFCKQLEDVFTPYIGMEFGDIEEAITFYKVYALGVGFDVRKYTTKKWRDGAIKSKLLVCNREGFTKSSNESPGKEEDGSKQERRNKLKRIGCKARMRLFSKNGVLLVDRFHEEHNHELVAVKDREFKKLSKNISKYHMGLIVSNSRLNIGATRSYRMCKEVVNGFHNIGASLNDFKNFQRDIKCFIHERDGQLFIDHFKSMAETRPDFYFDYDVDVDGSLRRAIWADGIGRRNYSVFGDAVSYDPTYSTNKYKMVFTPFTGIDNHKRSITFCCALIAKETTESFNWVFGRFLIAMGGKEPEYIITDQDPGIIASVPEKFKTVRHRLCMWHIMNKVPCKYGSKRKDYQVFLKTLNAIVWDEELEAEEFDNRWSAIMEENVPADIEWFTDCYDIRR; translated from the exons ATGGAGATTGTGGCTTATGAGGCTGTTGAGAATG TTACAGCTGATGTAGATGATGAAACAATTCCACCGGTGTCAGAGGAAGACTTTTGTAAGCAGTTGGAGGATGTATTTACTCCATATATTGGGATGGAGTTTGGGGATATTGAGGAAGCTATAACATTTTATAAGGTGTACGCACTTGGGGTTGGGTTCGATGTGAGAAAATACacaactaaaaagtggcgtgacGGTGCTATAAAATCAAAATTATTGGTTTGTAATAGAGAGGGGTTTACAAAATCAAGTAACGAAAGTCCGGGTAAGGAAGAAGATGGAAGTAAGCAGGAGAGAAGAAATAAGCTTAAGAGGATTGGTTGTAAAGCTCGGATGAGGTTATTTTCGAAGAATGGTGTGCTTTTAGTGGACCGGTTTCATGAAGaacataatcacgagcttgttgCTGTCAAAGATAGGGAGTTTAAAAAATTATCCAAAAACATTTCCAAGTATCACATGGGACTAATTGTCTCAAATTCAAGG CTGAATATTGGAGCAACAAGGTCTTACAGAATGTGTAAGGAGGTTGTTAATGGGTTCCACAATATAGGGGCTAGTTTGAACgacttcaaaaattttcaaagagACATAAAGTGTTTTATTCATGAAAGGGACGGACAACTTTTCATTGATCACTTCAAGAGCATGGCAGAGACTCGGCCAGACTTCTACTTCGACTATGATGTTGACGTAGATGGTAGCCTACGACGCGCAATTTGGGCGGATGGCATTGGTAGGAGGAACTACTCTGTCTTTGGAGATGCCGTTTCGTACGACCCTACTTACTCCACTAACAAGTACAAGATGGTTTTCACTCCCTTCACAGGGATTGACAACCATAAACGATCAATAACTTTCTGTTGTGCCCTTATAGCGAAAGAAACTACGGAATCGTTTAATTGGGTGTTCGGGAGGTTTTTGATTGCTATGGGGGGAAAGGAACCAGAATACATAATAACAGATCAAGATCCTGGAATAATTGCGTCAGTACCCGAAAAATTCAAGACAGTACGACACCGGTTATGCATGTGGCACATTATGAATAAGGTTCCCTGTAAGTATGGTAGCAAAAGGAAAGATTACCAGGTATTTCTAAAAACGTTAAATGCTATTGTATGGGACGAGGAACTTGAAGCAGAGGAGTTCGACAATAGATGGTCAGCAATAATGGAGGAAAACGTACCCGCTGACATTGAATGGTTTACGGACTGCTATGATATAAGGAGGTAG